A window of Actinomadura viridis genomic DNA:
GGCGCCGGCGACTCCGAACGGGCTGTCGTCGTGGTTCAGGATGGGGCTCACCTCGACGCCCTTGGCCTGCAGCCGGTGCCGGTACTCCTCGAACTCCTCGGGGGGCACGTGGAAGGCCACGTGGTTCATCGAGCCGACCGCGCTCAGCAGCTCGCCCTGCTCGGGGCGGGACACGGGCGCGGAGATCCCCGGGACCGCGTCGGGCGCGTCCGGGAACCAGAAGAACGCCACGCAGTCGCCGCCGCCGCAGTCGAAGAAGAAGTGCTGGCCCATGCCGCCGGGAAGGTCCAGCGTCTTGATCAGCGGCATGCCGAGGACGCCGGAGTAGAAGTCGATCGTGCGCTGCATGTCGGAGCAGACCAGCGCGAGATGGTTGATGCCGCCGAGCCGGAACTCACGGTTCTCGCGGCGCGCGCCCTCGGTCATGGAGCCTCCTAGAACCTGACTTGACAGTCATGTCAGCTCTGTTCGATGCTCGGATCCTGTTCCTGCCACCATCGGGTTGTCAACCCTTGAGGACGGAGACCACGGCCATGCGCGACGGGGCGGAAACGGACGGGACGGAGCCCGGCGGCTCCGCCGCCCCGGCTCCGCTGACCGAGCGCGGCGCGCGCACCCGGGAGCGGCTCCTGGCCGCCGCGCGCGAGGTCTTCGAGGAACGCGGCTTCCTCGACACCCGGGTCGCGCACATCACCCGCCACGCCAAGGTCGCGTACGGGTCCTTCTACACCTACTTCCCCTCCAAGGAGGCCGTCTTCCTGGAGGTCGCCGACCGGCTCTTCGAGGACATGACCCGGCACGTCCTGGTCCCCTCGGCCGGCCCCTCGCCCACCGAGCGGATCCGCCACGCCAACCGCGCCTACTACGAGGCGTACCTGCGCAACGCCAGGATGATGGCGATCATCGAGCAGGTCGCGACGTTCAACGAGGAGTTCCAGGAGATGCGGCGCAAGCACCGCGCCGCCCTCGTCGGCCGGTCCGCCCGGGCGATCGGACGCTGGCAGCGGGCCGGTCTGGTGGCCGCCGACCTCGACCCCGAACTGGCCGCGCGGGCCCTGGCCGCGATGGTCGACCATTCGCTGTACCTCTGGCTGGTCCAGGGCGACGACCCGGCGGGCACCGAGCGGCTGCTGGACACCCTGGACGCCCTCTACATCCGGGCTCTCGGCCTTCCGCCCGCTCCGGCGCGGAACGCCGACGGCGCCCACCGCACCGGACGGTGATGACGGCGATGACCGACACGAACGCAACGGCGGCCCTCAGGGACGCGCTCACCGCCCGGCTCTCCCGGCTGCCCGGCCCGGCCGGGGACGCCGGCGAGGTGACCGGACTGCGCCGGCTGTCGGGCGGGGCCAGCCGCGAGACCTGGGCGTTCGACGCCGGCGGCCGGCGGCTCATCCTGCGCCGCGACCCGCCCGGGGCCCCCGACCCGGAGGCCATGGCCCGCGAGGCCGCGCTGCTGGCCGCCGCGGCCGGCGCCGGTGTCCCCGTGCCCGCCCTCGTCGACCACGGCGACGCGCTCCTCGGCACGCCGTATCTGATCATGGAGCGGCTGGACGGCGAGACCATCCCGCGCCGCCTGCTGCGCGACGCGCGGTTCGCCGAGGTCAGGCCGCGCCTCGCGAGGGAACTGGGCACGATCCTGGCCCGCCTGCACACCCTTCCGCCCGACGCCGTCCCCGGCCTGCCCGGCGACGACCCCCTGTCCGCTCTCGCGGCCCACTACGAGGACTTCGCCGAGCCCCGTCCCGCCGTGGAGCTGGCCCTGCGCTGGCTCGACCGGCACCGCCCGCCCGCGACCGGCCGCCGTACCGTCGTGCACGGCGACTTCCGCAACGGCAACCTGATGATCGACCCGTCCGGCGTCCGCGGCGTCCTGGACTGGGAGCTGGCGCACGCCGGCGACCCGGCCGAGGACCTCGGCTGGCTGTGCGTGAAGGCGTGGCGCTTCGGCTCGCCCGCCCCGGCCGGCGGCTTCGGCACGCGGGAGGACCTGCTGGAGGGGTACGCCGCCGCCGGCGGCACGCAGCCCACCCCCGAGGCCCTGCGCTGGTGGGAGGTCTACGGCACGCTCCGCTGGACCGTCCTCTGCCGCCACCAGGCCGAACGCCACCTCAGCGGCGCCGACCCCTCCATCGAGTACGCCGTGCTCGGCCGCAAGGTCTGCGAGCAGGAGCACGACCTGCTGCTGGCGCTGGGCCTGACCGCGCCGGCCACCGTGCCCGATCCGCTGGACGCGGCCGGCGGCGGCGTGCGCGGCGGCGGCTCCGCCCCGCACGACCCTCCCGGGGCGGCGGCCCTCATCGACGCCGTCGGCGCGTTCCTCGTCGAGGCGGAGCAGCCCGACGAGCGGCTGCGCTTCCACGCCCGCGTCGCGGCGTCCGCGCTGCGCATCGCCCGCCGCGAACTGCTGCTGGGGGACGCCCACCGGGCGGCGCACCGGGAGCGCCTGCGCGCGCTGGGCTGCGCGGACGACGCCGACCTCGCCCTCGGCATCCGCGCGGGCCGGTTCGACGACCGGATGGACGAGGCCGTCGCGGCCGTCCGCGCCTCGGTCGTCGACAAGCTCACCGTCGCCAACCCGCGCCACCTGGCCCTTCCCGGCTGACGGCCGGGCGGAGCGCCGGTCGGAAGGGGCCCGGTCAGAAGGGGCCCGGTCAGAAGGGGCCCGCCCGGCCCAGCAGCGCCGGTACGGGCGCGCCGAGCAGCCCGCCCAGCCAGATCCCGGTCTCGGCGACGGCCTCCATGTCCATCCCCGTCTCGACGCCGCCGCGGTGCAGCGCGTACAGGAGGTCCTCGGTCGCGATGTTGCCGGTGGCGGCGGGCGCGAAGGGGCATCCGCCGAACCCGCCGGTGCTGGCGTCCAGGATGGTGACGCCCTCGTCCACGGCGGTGAGGGCGTTGGCGTAGCCGGTGTTGCGGGTGTTGTGGAAATGGAAGCGCAGCGGCGTCCCCGGGGCCGCCGCGCGGACCCGCCGGGTCAGGTCGCGGACCTGGCCCGGGACGCCCACGCCGATGGTGTCGGCGAGCGCGATCTCGAACGCCCCGGCGGCGTGCGCGCGGCGGGCGATCTCGGCCACCCGCTCCGGCGGGGTCTCGCCCTCGAACGGGCAGCCGAAGGCGGCGGCGATGGTCATCCCCGCGGGCACCCCGGCATCGGCGGCGGCCGAGGCGATCGCGTCCCAGGCGTCCAGCATCTCCGCGGTGGTGCAGCCCTGGTTGCGCACGCAGAAGGTGTCGGACGCGACGACGACGACGTTCACCTCGTCCACGCCCGCGTCCAGGGCCCGGTCCAGGCCACGCCGGTTGAGCACGAGGCCGCTGTAGGACACGCCCGCGCGGCGGGGCACCCCGGCCATGACCTCCTCGGCGCCCGCCATCTGGGGAACCCGCTTGGGGTTGACGAAGGAGACGGCCTCGATCCGGCGGGCCCCGGCCTCCACGCACCGCGCGATGAACGCGATCCTGTCCTCGGGAGAGAGTGCGCGCGCTTCGTTCTGCAGGCCGTCCCGCGGCCCGACCTCCAGGACCGTTGCATGCAATCGATCGCTCATCACGCCCACTCTCTTTGATGATCCAGAGATGCTTCACTATATTGCATGCAATGACAGTCAAGGAGAGATGATGCCTCGCGCCACCGACACCGCCTACGAGGCGGTGCGCCAGATGATCCTCTCCGGCCGGGCCGAGGCCGGCAGCCGCCTCGGCGAGGCCGAGCTGGCCGAGACGCTCGGCCTGTCGCGCACCCCCGTCCGCGAGGCGCTCCAGCGCCTGGGCGCGGACGGCCTGGTCGAGGTGCTGCCCCACCGCGGCGCCCGGGTGGTGAGCTGGACCCGCGAGGACCTGGACGAGATCTTCGAGCTGCGCTCCCTCCTGGAGCCGCACGCGGCGGCCCGCGCCGCCCGGATCGGGCAGGACGAGGCCGTGCTGGAGGACCTGCGCGGCCAGTGCGACGCGATGGAACGCGCCGCCGCCGACGGCGACCTCGCCCGCCTCGCCCGGCTCAACTCCCGGTTCCACGCCGCCGTCA
This region includes:
- a CDS encoding VOC family protein, producing MTEGARRENREFRLGGINHLALVCSDMQRTIDFYSGVLGMPLIKTLDLPGGMGQHFFFDCGGGDCVAFFWFPDAPDAVPGISAPVSRPEQGELLSAVGSMNHVAFHVPPEEFEEYRHRLQAKGVEVSPILNHDDSPFGVAGAMHEGVFVRSFYFQDPDGILLEFACWTRTFTDADVSHTPKTAADRRVPAPGPSSR
- a CDS encoding TetR/AcrR family transcriptional regulator — protein: MRDGAETDGTEPGGSAAPAPLTERGARTRERLLAAAREVFEERGFLDTRVAHITRHAKVAYGSFYTYFPSKEAVFLEVADRLFEDMTRHVLVPSAGPSPTERIRHANRAYYEAYLRNARMMAIIEQVATFNEEFQEMRRKHRAALVGRSARAIGRWQRAGLVAADLDPELAARALAAMVDHSLYLWLVQGDDPAGTERLLDTLDALYIRALGLPPAPARNADGAHRTGR
- a CDS encoding phosphotransferase family protein, whose protein sequence is MTDTNATAALRDALTARLSRLPGPAGDAGEVTGLRRLSGGASRETWAFDAGGRRLILRRDPPGAPDPEAMAREAALLAAAAGAGVPVPALVDHGDALLGTPYLIMERLDGETIPRRLLRDARFAEVRPRLARELGTILARLHTLPPDAVPGLPGDDPLSALAAHYEDFAEPRPAVELALRWLDRHRPPATGRRTVVHGDFRNGNLMIDPSGVRGVLDWELAHAGDPAEDLGWLCVKAWRFGSPAPAGGFGTREDLLEGYAAAGGTQPTPEALRWWEVYGTLRWTVLCRHQAERHLSGADPSIEYAVLGRKVCEQEHDLLLALGLTAPATVPDPLDAAGGGVRGGGSAPHDPPGAAALIDAVGAFLVEAEQPDERLRFHARVAASALRIARRELLLGDAHRAAHRERLRALGCADDADLALGIRAGRFDDRMDEAVAAVRASVVDKLTVANPRHLALPG
- a CDS encoding hydroxymethylglutaryl-CoA lyase, whose translation is MSDRLHATVLEVGPRDGLQNEARALSPEDRIAFIARCVEAGARRIEAVSFVNPKRVPQMAGAEEVMAGVPRRAGVSYSGLVLNRRGLDRALDAGVDEVNVVVVASDTFCVRNQGCTTAEMLDAWDAIASAAADAGVPAGMTIAAAFGCPFEGETPPERVAEIARRAHAAGAFEIALADTIGVGVPGQVRDLTRRVRAAAPGTPLRFHFHNTRNTGYANALTAVDEGVTILDASTGGFGGCPFAPAATGNIATEDLLYALHRGGVETGMDMEAVAETGIWLGGLLGAPVPALLGRAGPF
- a CDS encoding GntR family transcriptional regulator gives rise to the protein MPRATDTAYEAVRQMILSGRAEAGSRLGEAELAETLGLSRTPVREALQRLGADGLVEVLPHRGARVVSWTREDLDEIFELRSLLEPHAAARAARIGQDEAVLEDLRGQCDAMERAAADGDLARLARLNSRFHAAVIDASGNRRLPAMLTSVMHAPLILGTFRRYDAEELARSMNHHRELVAALTARDPAWAEAVMRAHVRAAAANITGEPNEER